AATGCAATGGTTCGCACCCGACAAGCCTGGTCGCCGGCTTGATGTGCGTCGTTTTTGATAAAATTAAATCACAGTTGCTCCGAGGAGTGAAACGACGAGGAATCTCCGCTCTCGAAGGAATACTTACCTCTAACGCGGAGATTCTTCGCTCCCGTTGGTCGCTCAGAATGACATGCCGTCACTTATGGGTATCACCAAATAATGTCTGGTGGCGGAGTGCGGAATTTACGCCGCACTCCTTAAACAAACCTATAAAACCGATAGAGGGCTTAATTTTGGGAACTAAGGTAGGGGATATTATTAAAATGAATAAAGTGAAAAAAGTGTTTTTACCAATATTGCCGGTGCTGTTTTTGCTGTTGGCCGCGCATCTTGTTTTGGCCCAGGTGTTGGGCAACAACCACCTGAACATCTCCAAGGCCACTATAGATGCCGGCTATCCGGCCATTGCCGTTAGCCAGAATCAAGATAATATTGGCATGGTCTGGGCCGACCGCTACCCTGGCGGTAATGCGGCGCAAGGCCCTATTTACATTAAAATGGCCAACGATGGTTACACGCTTGATCGCCGCTTTACGGTTGACAATTCCAATTCAGTCTCCGACCAGTCGTGGGCCCCGGCTGTGGCCAGCGATCCCATTAACCAGGCCAATATGCATGTGGTGTGGACCAATTTACGCGAAGAGGGGGGGAAAAAGTATTACACCATCTATTACGCCCTTTGCCAAACAACTGCTGCCTCCTCCTGTAGCCAGGAAACAAAAATACAGGAAGTTAATAATACCGATGACTTTAGGGTTGTGAGCGCCCCCAAAATAGCTGTTTCCCAACATCCTGCCGGCACCGCGCTGCATGTGGTATGGCAATTCATTGATTCAAGAAGCTCGCCCACTCAAACCTTGATTTATTACAGCGGCAAGCCGGTTGGGGCAAGCTCATGGACACAGCCGTTTACGGTTTCCAATGACCCCTCTCTTGAACTGGCCTCGCATCCGGCCATTGCTGTTTCCAGGGATGCGACGCATTCTTACCTTCACGTGGCCTGGGCCAGCGACACGGATCGGGATAATAAATTCAATGAACAAATCAAGTACAAGCGGGCCACGTTGAATGCCACCAGCGGCGGCGTGACCGGTTGGAGTGGTGTCCAACAATTTGTTAAGTATGCCAATCAGCATCCAGATTATCCCTATATAGTCGCGATTTCCAACACGGTCATGCTGGTCTGGGACGAGTTGAGTGTGATTCCCACCCCGAGTAGTTGGCCCGCCGATGAGCAATACTACGCTATCTATAATCTCTCCGAGGATAGCGGCGTTAACTTTGATGGAGCCAAAGACTTTTATACCCCCGCCGTCAAACATCGGTCCGACCCTAATCCCAGTTCTTCCGATGAAAATTTTCATAAATCACCCCATGCGGGACGGCTGCAAATACAAGTGGCCGCCGAATTGGTCACCACCCCTGTAGTAACAACTATTGTGCATGCCGTTTGGCATGAAACCAATAACGCCGGCGCCTCGTATTGGCACGATGTGCGTTACAGCCTTTTTGAGGATGGTGAATGGTCTTACCCAAGCGATAATGAAACAGAAAACAAAAAATTTGGCAGCAACCCCGGCGCACAGTATTACTCAATGTCGCCCCGCTTTACGGTGGTGGATGGGGACATCTATGCGCTTTACATGGAAGGCAAGGAGGAAGGTGAGTATCAGCTTGACGAACCCAAGGTATTTGACGTGATTTACAACGGCACCGTTGCCCTAACCGATACCACTACCAATAATCCAACCGACCAGGCGGGGGGGCCTTACCTGCCCATCATCGTCAAAAGAAGGTCATAATTAACGCCGGGGTTACGGATTCTATATGCCAGAAAACAACCGGCCGGCCCGGCCGCAAGGTGGTTCTGAGAAGATCAAAAAGAAAAAAAGGAAGACCGGACCTTTTGTGTTTCAATCGCTCAAACGGCGAGATATTTTGATTTTGGTAACGTTTTGGCTGACCAGTATTTGTGTGGTGGCGTTGGTGTTGGGCTTTTTTATGCTCAGGATGTCGGACCTGAGCCGGCCGGTTTACAAAATAACGCCCGGCGAGGTGACGGCCCGCAGCCTTTACCCCCTGGCCGAAGCCGCGGCCCGGGCCTGGGAAAGCGATGTGCAGTTTGTCAACGCCTCGGCCACCTGGAATCACGCTTCGATGGCGGCGCTGGAGCAGCCGGTAGAATGGGTTTACCGTTTTTACTCGCCGGGGTTACAACGCATTTTGTTTGTCATTGTCACCCCGGAACAGGAGGTGATGGTGCGGCCGCATCTGGAAAAGAACCGGCGCGAAACCCGCCTGGTAAACCTGGATAGTTGGCGCATGGACAGCCCGGCGGCCATTACCGAGTGGTTGAACCATGGCGGCGGCCGGTGGTTGCAAGAATCGCTCAATCCGGTGGTTTCGGCTCAACTGTCTTACAGCACCGCCGAAAACGCCCTGGTCTGGACCATTTCGGGCCTGAATGTGGAAACCGGCCAAAGTATAGATTATGTGGTCAAGGCTGAATAATCATGATTACCCTGGTTATGCCAAGATTTTTTGTTACTACTCAGTCCCATGTCATTTCGAGGTCGGAGGCCGAGAAATCTCCTTCTCAAGGTACGGCTTTAAGGAGATTTCTCCCTTTGGTCGAAATGACATGCCTGAACAGTTATGATTTTTCGAGACCAAATAAGTGGTAGAAAGGTGTACAAAATGAAACAGTTCATTATTTCCTGGCGGCAAAAATTAAATGGCAGCAAACGTGGCCAGAGCCTGGTAGAGATGGCCATTATTACGCCGTTGTTGCTTTTTTTGTTTCTGGGTGTGTTTGAAGTGGGTTGGGCCTTGCGGGGGTACCTGGTGCTGGCCAATGTGAACCGGGAAACTGTGCGCTATGGCGTAAAAAACGGCATTTTGGATTATTCCATCAAAGATCCCGCCACGGTTGGTTATGATGTGGTTTTATCCCATACCCTCAATAGCCTGTCCGACCAACTGCCGCTTAAATTTGACGCCGGTGATTCCAATGCCACCATCATTATGTCGCATTTTTATGTGGACACCGGTTACCCTTGCATCATATACCAGGGCGTCAATCCCAAGGTGCCTTACGAATTCGACCCCACCTGTGACTGCAACGAAGATAACCCGGCCGACCCGCAGTGGTTTACGCGCGACGATTTGATCTTGCATCCCGACACGCCGGGTTACGCGTATTACGCCCAAATTTATGGCATTAATAAAACCACCCGGTTGGGGGGGGGCAGTTACCAGGCCATGGCCGATCAATTGGCCCTGGAAAATAACCAGTTGAATTGTAATGTCCTCAAAACCGGGACCACGGGCGAATTGTCCAGCAATAACGTATTTATTGCCGAAACTTTTTACGACCAACCCCAATTGTTGGGCGTGCCCTTTCTGGCCAATCGGCTCACCAATCCTATCCCTTTTTACACCCACACGGCCATGCGCATTGTTGTTTCCCGGGATGCCAATACCACCAACTCGGTTGGCCCTACTTGCACCGTTTATCCTATCACCTTTCCTCAATTGGTCAATCCTATCACCGGCACCACCGTTATAGATGCGTATGAGGGTGCTCCTCCTGGCGGTTTTGGTTGGTTGAATTGGGATCCCGGCGATAACAGCAATACTTATGTGGCCGAAGAATTACACAACCCCGTTTTGACAATGCATGATTTTATGGGCCTCAAGCCCTCGCCAGATTTGAGTCCCGACCCAACAAATACGGGATTCAATGTTGGTGATTGGGTGTCGGGTAAAACCGGGGTGAGCAACTCTGATGCGGTTATGGATGAGTTGGAGAAGCTGGTAAATAAAACCATTTTGGTGCCTGTTTACGATACTCATGGGGGAAGTGGTTCAAATAAAGGTTACCATGTGGCTCACATCGCCAGAATTACCATCAACAAGATTTGCCTGCCGCGAAGCAGCGCCAGTTGTTATACGCCCGGTTCAAAATCAATCCATGCCACCTTTGAAGGCTACGCCGACGAGTCTTGCCAGTAAATCCAAACCCTAAAGGTTTCGGGCAAACCGGCAGTTGGCAAACCTTTAAGGGTTTCTTGACTGTTACAAACTGTTAGTATTCAGGTAACTGTTTACCCATGTCATTTCGACCGAAGGGAGAAATCTCCAAGAGTGCCACGCCATAGGGATTTCTCGGCCTATGGCCTCGAAATGACATGAAGGTGAGCAGTTACGTATTCAGTAGGATGTAAGCGAGGTTTGCTATGTTATTTATGCCAACAGTTTCCTCTAAAATAAAACGTTTCGTCTCACGCCGCATTCCTCAACAAAAAGGGCAGAGCATTATCATTTTGGCTTTTGCCTTTATGGGCTTGATTGCCATGCTGGGCCTGGCCCTGGACTTGGGCCTGGTTTACATTGAGCGCACGCGCATTAAACGCGCCGTTGACGCGGCTACCCTGGCGGCCGTGGTGGAATTGCCCAACGAAGAAAAAGCCTATCTGAGGGCCATTGGCTACCTGGACCAGAACGGCTACCGGCTGCGGAATCCGGCCGGCCAGCCCCAGGTAAATGTTTACGTCAGGGGCTGCGCCCACGACGGCTATTTGCGCGAAGCCAACTTCAAAAACTATCACGATACCACCACCGCCCCTATTCGGGCCACCAAGTTGGTGAGTGATACCAGCGGCACGCAAAATATCCTCTACCATCTTTATTTCCCCTCTACCGGCAACCCCGTAGCCGATCCCGTGGGCGAATTTTATATAGATACCCGCTCCTATCAATCCAAGGTCAGCGGTGTATATTCGCCCGATATCGAACAGTGTAATCCGGGCGCCGATATTTTGGGCACGGCCAATAAAATTTTTATCAACGGCGACATCCCGGTGGGCATGAACTTTATGCAATTCTTTGGCTTTGGCGAGGTGCCGGTGTCGGATGAGGCTATTGCCCAAAATGTGACCAACCTGGACGTGGCCGTTGTTTTTGACATGTCCGGCTCCATGCAGTTTGACACCAACTGCTTTGGCTGCTACGAACCCTATGGCGAGGGCACAATTGACTGGGATGATTTGCCTACGCACGATCCCAATTTTAGCATCCAGTATCCAAATCCGGCTTATCTCCACCCCATTCCCACCGACCACCTGCCCAAAGGCACCATGACCGCCGGCAGCGGCGGGATAGGCAACAATACCGGCCAATTGTGTTGGCAGCGCGACAGCAATACGGTTGAATACTACACCATTGGCGGCAGCGGCGACGCGCGCCGCTACGTGGTGATTGAGGCCGAACTTTACTCCTTGAATACCTCCCTGCTGGCCGGTTTTTACCGCCAGCCGGGGCGCGGCTACTGGGCCGTTCAGCACACCAACTGGCGCACCGTTGATAGAATGATGGGGTCTGGCAGTACAGCGGTGGGGGCTATGCCTATCTTGTCGTCTTACAGCCGTGGCTCCTGGGTTTCGCATCACCCCTACGTGAGTTGGTCCCTTTCTCCTGATCCGCCCACCTTTCTGGGCGTCCCTTTTGGCCACGATTATACCCTGGATGAGGCGCGGAATAAACCTAACGACGTCCCCAGCCTGGAATATGATTTTGTCACCGCCAGCGACTGGGAAACGAGCACCACCAACGATGATACCCGCATCTGGGCCCGCGTTCAGGCCGGCTACACGTATTGGGCCGAGGGGGATAGGATCATTTACTGGGCCGTGTATGAATACGAAGACCTGTACACTGCCGCCGGGGGAGACCCCACCCTGGCCACGCCGCTGGGGAGCGGCCAGATTGAAAAATCCAGAACGGATCAAAAGGCGTACAGTGGGGCTGCGTATGGCGGCGCCGATGCCGATGATTGGCGGTGGACAGAATTGACCAGTACTTCAACCAAATTAAATCTTGAAAACGGCAAACGTTACACCCTAAAAATTTGGGCGGGCCAAACCGGCTACGACATTGACCAGATTGTGATTGGCAACCGCAACGACACCAGTTTTACCGGCAATTATAATAGCGGCTCAACCAACCTCCAGGCCACCCGCGGCTCGGCTTTCCGGCAGGCCTGCAACCGCTGTAACCCCATTTATGGCCTCACCGTTGACCAGGCGGATTGCGTGCACCCCATAGACAATGGGGCCAGCACGGTGAAGCACGATGATTACGACCAGAGCGACCCTAACAATAACCCCCTCTTTAGCGGCTACCAGCCTATTCGCGGGGCCAAAGAGTCGCTCAAGCGGTTCATCTCCAAGTTGGACCCCCAATTCGACCAGGTAGGCATTGTCAGCTATAGCACCAGTACCCCGAGCGCGGGCCGAACGGAACTGCGCTGCCGGCGTTATCTTCCGGCCAGCCAATGTTTTATGGGCACCAATCCCATCAGTTTTACCGAGGTGCTGGAGACGGTTGAGATGTTACCCCCCAACGGCAGCACCAATATGGCCGAGGGGATGATGAGAGGGTTAGAAATGCTGGGCATTGACCCCCCCGACGGCCTGGGCGGCGCTTTAGACAATACTTGCCAGGACCCCACCGACCATTGCAGCCGGGGCGGGGCGGCCCGGCGCATCTTGATTGTGATGACCGACGGTATAGCCAATCTGGACCCCGGCGGCGTATGCGACGACAATAATTCTGCTTACTATACCCTGTGGCCGCCAGACACTTATTCCTCGGATTCGGAAGCCCAGGCCACAGATTGCGCCATGTTTTATGCCAAGGTGGCCGCCGAGAACAATGTGACCATTTATACCATTGGCCTGGGCAACGGCGTTGATGTGGAGTTTTTGGAAGCGATCGCCACATTGCCGGGTTCCAACGGCCAATATTTTGGCGCGTTATCGCCGGCCCAGTTGGACGGTATTTTTGACACGATTTTGAAGAGCGTTTCCGTTCGCCTGATCCAATAAGATTGTAAATTAAGAAACACGCTCTCAGCTCAAACTCTGTCTCATTCTTTGGGGCAGAGTTTTTGTTTGTTCAACAACCTGGCCGGTTTCAAGAACTGATCCAAGCCGGCCGGGTAGGACAAAGGTTCAGGCGCAACGTTATAGGGCTTATGGTATAATAAAAGACGGGTGAAGTTGAATAATAACTTTTAGAAAATGTTGCAGGGAGACTTTTGAACCAAATAGCCCCCGTACTCGACATTATATCCTCTCTTTCCGCCCCGGCGGCTCTGGATGAATTGCTGGCCGAATTTATAGCCAAAACCGTTCAACTGGCGGGCGCCGACGGCGGCACGGTTTTTAAGGGCCAGGCTAAAAGCGACACTATCATTGTTTTGGCCAATTATGTATCTCCCGCCGTGTCAACGCCTTTTGGCGACGTCAGTCATCAGGGGGCGGCTTACCCCCTGGCCCATTATCCGGCTATGGCTCAGGCGTTGCGCGCGCAAACCCCTCTCCTGGTTCGGGTGGACGACCCTGCCGTAGCTGAGGCGGACAAAGAGTTGCTCAGTGCCTTTCACTGGACCGGCGCGCTCTTGATCCCCATGGCGCGCCAGCAACAGGCCGTTGGCTTATTGAGTTTATACGTGGTCAACTGGCGCGACGGCCAATTTACCGCTGAGGTAGTGCAACTTTGCCAAACTTTGGCCAACCAGGCCGCGCTTATCCTTGAAAATGATCGGCTTTATCACGAAGTAGAAGATGGGCAATTGATTGCCGAAGCTATGCAGGTGATTGGCCGGGCGCTGGCCTCGGAATTGGATTACGAGCGTATTGTGCGCAACGTGGCCGACTTTGCCTACCGCTTGGTAAACGCGCAGTTTGTTTATGTGGCTGTACCGGAAAATGAAGGCTTTCGCCTGGTGGCCCGGGCCGGATGGGATAGGCCGGATACAGGGGCCGGTTGCAAATCCAACGCCACGTTAAATTTTTTAGATCATCATCCTTTGGCCCAGGCTGTCCGGGAAAAGCGCCCCATTATCATTGCCGATACCCTGGACAGGGCTATTTTGGCCCCGGGGCCGGAGAAAGACGGGTCAGATTGGCGGGCTATGGTGGCGGCGCCGCTGCTTTCTCATAATCGGGTGGTTGGCGTATTAGCCGCTTATGCTGTTCAGCCCAATTGTTTCAAGGCCAATGATGTGGCTACTTTGATGTCGTTGGCCAGTCAGGCCGCGGTGGCTATTCAAAACGCTCAATTTTTTGCTCAACTTGGGGCGCAGCGCCAGGAACTGCGCCAGGTTTCTCTGCGCCTGGTCAATGCCCAGGAAGAAGAACGCCGCCGCATCTCCCGAGAACTGCACGACGAATTGGGCCAGGCGCTCACCGCCCTCAAGATCAATTTAGATGTAGCCCGCCGTTCGTTGCCGCCGGAGGCCGCTCCTAAACTCAAGCAGAGTGTCCACGAGGCCGGTTCGTTGGCCGTGCAAACCCTGGAAATAGCCCGGAATCTGTCGCTGGAATTGCACCCGGCCATCCTGGACGACCTGGGCCTGGTTTCAGCTTTGCGTTGGGAGGTTGATCGTTACGAGCAGCGCACCGGCCAGGCCGTCCACTTAAAAACTGATCTGGCTGATGCGGCGCTCCAGCCAGAATTAGAAATCACCATTTATCGCCTGATCATCGAAGCCCTGACCAACGTGGCCCGGCACGCCCAGGCCGATTCCGTTTTGGTGCAGGTGGGGGTAAAAAATGGTCAAGTCATTATCCGGGTTGAGGATGATGGGGTAGGTTTTGATATGGCCGGCTGGTTGAGTTCACCTGCCGCCCGGCAGAGCCTGGGGTTGGTGAGCATGCGCGAGCGAGCCGGATTGTTGGGCGGACAATTAGACGTTATCTCTCAACCTGGCCTGGGCACAAGGATTTTGGCCAAACTGCCCCTCAGCCGATGAGTCATAAAGGAGAAAAATGAATGTTCCAAGCAAGAGTGCTGTTGGTAGAAGACCATATTGTGGTGCGCCAGGGAATCAAGGCGCTCCTGTCCGACGAACCGGATATTGAAATTGTGGGCGAAGCCGACAATGGTCGGGAGGCTTTGCCCCTGGTAGAAACGCTGCAACCCAACCTTGTGTTAATGGACATCTCGATGCCTGGCCTGAACGGCATTGAAGCCACGCGCCAGATTCTACAGCGTTACCCCCAGGTTAAAGTGATTATTCTTTCTATGCATGCCAGCGAAGAGTATGTTTTTCAGGTATTGCGCGCCGGGGCTTTGGGTTATGTGTTAAAACAGTCCGATTCTTCGGAGGTGCTGATGGCTATCCGGGCGGTACTTGCCGGTGGGTCATTTTTAAGCCCCCCTATCTCGCGGGCGGTCATTGACAACTACGTGTCTCGGGCCGAAACGCGAGGGCGGGACAGCAGCCAGGATTTGCTCACTTCACGGGAGCGGGAAGTGTTGCAACTGCTGGCCGAGGGATTGGCCAATCGGGAGATTGCCCAACAACTGAATATCAGCGTTAAAACCGTAGAAACCCATCGCAGTAATATGATGAGCAAATTAAACTTAACCGGTAAAACCGAGTTGGTAAAATATGCGTTGCGTAAAGGTTGGGCCGCTTTAGAAGAATAGCTATTGTTTGGCCTCCAAATTTTTTTTGGCCCTTAACCCCTATCTTGGTAAAAGATAGGGGTTTTTCTTTGGCCAGATCAGGGTTTTCCCGATACTCAGGCCTGGATTTTTGTAATAAACTAAAAAGTAGGAGCAGGCTATGTCCCGGCATCAACGTGTTTTAGTGGCAGATAGCAGTAAATATTTTAACAATTCAATCTGGCGCATGCTCATTCCCGAAACCGAATTTGAGATAGTGGGCCTGTCTGGCAACAGCAACGAAACCGTAGAAATGGCTTACACCCTCTCCCCCGACATCATTTTGGTTGACCTATCTCATTCTGAAATCTGTGGGTTACAAACGGTTTTGGCTTTGCACGCCATCTATCCCCAGGTGCCCATTATCACCTTCAAGCCCATCTCTTCTCCCGAATACACCCAGGCCGCCTTTGCCGCCGGGGCAGCCGCCTGTTTGACCAAATCCGAGATGGCTGATGGACTATTGCAGACTTTGCGCGCACTAAGGCCTGCCCAGATTCCGGCTCCTGAAAGTATATTGGCTCAGGGTCAGGTTTAGCCGGAGTAGAATTAAGGAGAATAACTTATGTTCACCAAACTCAAACACAAGCTGGAACACCGGAAACAGTTGGCGTTTAGCCGGGAAAAAGGTCAAAGCCTGGTAGAAATGGCCATTATTACGCCCTTATTGCTTTTATTATTTATTGGCGTTTTTGAGGTCGGTTGGGCGCTGCGCGGTTACCTGGTGCTAACAAGTATGAACCGGGAAAGCACCCGCTTTGCCATAAAAAATGGGGTATTAAATTATTCCGTCAAAGACCCTACGACGGTAGGCTACGACATTGTCTTATCACATACCCTGAATAGTATGGCGGAACAATTGCCGCTGGACTTTGATGCCGGCACCTCCAATGCTACGGTCATTATGTCGCATTTTGTAATTGATACCGGATATCCTTGTGTCAAGTACCAGGGCGGCGACCCGGTAGTGCCCTACGAATTCAACCCCACCTGCAATTGTAATGAAAGTAACCCCGATCACCCCCAATGGTTTACCAAAGATGATCTGATTCTGCATCCAGACACGCCGGGTTACGCATATTACGCTCAAACCTACGGCGTCCATCAAGACACCCGGCTGGGCGGGGGCGATTACGCAACCGTGGCCAAACAATTGGCGCTTGAAAATAATCAGATGAACTGCAATGTTTTAAAAACCGGCACGGCAGGTGAATTATCAAGCAACAACATGATTATCACCGAGGCGTTTTATGAGCAGCCGCAATTGTTAAGCGTGCCTTTTATCTCCAACGCCCTCACCGATCCCATTCCGTTTTACACCCATACTGCCATGCGCATTGTCGCCTCCCGGGATGCCGACACTACCAACACGGTTGGCCCTACCTGTGAACTGTTGCCCATTACTTTTCCGGAAGACGCGCTGGCCGGCGATCCAGACGACCCGCCTGAACAGAAAATTGATGCGTATGAAGGCAGCGCGTCGGGCAACTTTGGCTGGATATATTGGAACTCGAATATCAACGAAACCAAGGGCATCAATTACATTGAAGAGTCGTTGGCCAATCCCCGCCTGTCAATGACCGATTTTACGGCGGATGAAGACGACCCCGATCATCCTAATGACCACACTATCAACATCGGCGATTGGGTGGCCGGCCGAACAGGGGTTGGCAATAATAATGACATCGAAGATCTGTTAGAGTCATACCGGGGCAAGACTGTACTGATACCTGTTTATAAGCAAGTTGGCCCTAAAGGTGGGGCCAAAGCCTCCTACGAGATTTCTCACTTTGCCCGGGTGGTTATTGACGAGATTTGTTTGCCGCGCAACAACTGTATTGACCCCAATACCGGCAAAAAGATTTCAGGCTCCAATAAGTTGATCAGGGCTACCTTTTTGTACTATGATGACGAAGCCTGTTCTGATGGCAGTGAGGTTGGCGGCGGCGGTGGCGGCAACAATCCTCCCGTAGCGGTAGATGATGCCATAGCTACCCCCAAAAATACGCCGGTAATCATCAATGTGCTAAATAATGACAGCGATCCCGATGGGAATCCCCTGACGATAGACTCGCTAACCCAACCGGCTAAAGGCACGGCGGTAAATAATGGCGATGGCACCATCACTTACACTCCCAAAAATAACAATGTCGGTTCATACCAGTTTACCTACACCATCAGCGATGGTCATGGGGGCACAGCCGCAGCTACCGTAACGGTTACCGTGGGCGGGACAAATGCGCCGCCGGTAGCCGTAGATGATAGCGCCAGCACCGAGGAGGATACGTCGGTGACCATTGATGTATTGGGCAACGATAGCGACCCTGACGGAGACACCCTGATAGTGGACTCTGTTGGCGCGCCAGGCCACGGCAGTGTGGTCAATAATGGCAATGGGACCATTACCTACACCCCAAATGCAGGTTTCACCGGCACTGATAGCTTTACTTATAGTATCAACGATGACAACGATGGCGTTGCCACGGCTACGGTCACAGTTACCGTTAATCCGGCCAATAGGCCGCCGGTAGCGGTGAATGATAACGCCACCACCGACCAGACTGTTGCCGTGGTGATCAATGTGCTGAACAACGATAGTGACCCCGACGGCGATGCCCTGGCGGTAGATTCTGTTACTTTGCCGGGTAATGGCAGTGTGGTGGATCATGGCAATGGAACCGTTACCTATACCCCCAACGGCAACTTTAACGGCACGGACACCTTTAACTATACTATCAGCGATGGGCGCGGCGGCACAGCCACCGCCCAGGTATCGGTGACGGTTATTCCCAACAATCCCCCGGTGGCGGGAGACGATAGCGCAACCACAAACAAGCGCTTGGCTGTAACCATTGATATAGGCAGCAATGATAGCGATATAGATGGGGATGCGCCGCTTATTTTTAGCGATTTTAGCACTCCTACCGCAAACGGTGGAACGGTGATGTATAATGGAAATGGTTCGGTAACCTACACCCCCGCTTTTAACTTTACCGGCGCTGATACCTTCACCTACCTGGTCAGCGATGGCAAAGGCGGTTCTGATGTGGGCACGGTAACGGTGGATGTCCAACAGCCTGCCATTGTTTATGTCCAATCTATTGATGTTCGGGTTGTCAGCTACTCTCGCAACAGATATCGAGGCATTGCCGATATAACCGTGGTAGATGGAAATGGCGCGCCAATTCGGAACGCTACCGTTGAAGGGACTTGGTCTGGCCCGCAGCCCGGCAGTGGTTTGGATACAACCAACTACAGCGGGGTGGCTACAGTTCAGACGGCCAGAAC
The genomic region above belongs to Anaerolineae bacterium and contains:
- a CDS encoding tandem-95 repeat protein, whose amino-acid sequence is MFTKLKHKLEHRKQLAFSREKGQSLVEMAIITPLLLLLFIGVFEVGWALRGYLVLTSMNRESTRFAIKNGVLNYSVKDPTTVGYDIVLSHTLNSMAEQLPLDFDAGTSNATVIMSHFVIDTGYPCVKYQGGDPVVPYEFNPTCNCNESNPDHPQWFTKDDLILHPDTPGYAYYAQTYGVHQDTRLGGGDYATVAKQLALENNQMNCNVLKTGTAGELSSNNMIITEAFYEQPQLLSVPFISNALTDPIPFYTHTAMRIVASRDADTTNTVGPTCELLPITFPEDALAGDPDDPPEQKIDAYEGSASGNFGWIYWNSNINETKGINYIEESLANPRLSMTDFTADEDDPDHPNDHTINIGDWVAGRTGVGNNNDIEDLLESYRGKTVLIPVYKQVGPKGGAKASYEISHFARVVIDEICLPRNNCIDPNTGKKISGSNKLIRATFLYYDDEACSDGSEVGGGGGGNNPPVAVDDAIATPKNTPVIINVLNNDSDPDGNPLTIDSLTQPAKGTAVNNGDGTITYTPKNNNVGSYQFTYTISDGHGGTAAATVTVTVGGTNAPPVAVDDSASTEEDTSVTIDVLGNDSDPDGDTLIVDSVGAPGHGSVVNNGNGTITYTPNAGFTGTDSFTYSINDDNDGVATATVTVTVNPANRPPVAVNDNATTDQTVAVVINVLNNDSDPDGDALAVDSVTLPGNGSVVDHGNGTVTYTPNGNFNGTDTFNYTISDGRGGTATAQVSVTVIPNNPPVAGDDSATTNKRLAVTIDIGSNDSDIDGDAPLIFSDFSTPTANGGTVMYNGNGSVTYTPAFNFTGADTFTYLVSDGKGGSDVGTVTVDVQQPAIVYVQSIDVRVVSYSRNRYRGIADITVVDGNGAPIRNATVEGTWSGPQPGSGLDTTNYSGVATVQTARTRNATGTYTFCVDNINMSGYTYEAGENIETCDSGSS